One Coccinella septempunctata chromosome 1, icCocSept1.1, whole genome shotgun sequence DNA window includes the following coding sequences:
- the LOC123322551 gene encoding protein halfway encodes MSFRLVFLFIPIAVLPICLSRLEEDASLNSTTDNNATDNCNLNNKCFHAPPELCPRADSPCRCHQLPNCSKAVVCCNVTSFQLVEGLACANVSDGNVTAVHVRNATLDTLNLSQPTWRRLKYMTITDGHIKSVTGEFTRLTSISYLNLSSNGISKFDDRSLGNLFDLRYLDVSHNNLTEVPRFKMEGAVTLDISYNPYILCSSVLDALKRAELFFSNGKQTYCSSSKTFHWFNTTEHLPLIQIIGLHELSKDCQKMNSNCLCVPSRVDLIPGKAPIFAIDVNCSNRKLKQMPTPLPPNTVSLNIANNNITSLAAVNNDISYVHLRELYADNNQITSVLPLEGSKFISNFVVLSLRNNKIDSLPTYMFSNAFDRNFFLRTVYLEKNHIHCDCNTAKNLKVWLLTKAKQIPDYKEIFCENINSPVMDLNPSTLCQSTSDWTDYVYYIITFQVLLLVGLIAKVFYDYWVFKTAGYLPWPASKMPKMPCDWLCE; translated from the exons ATGAGTTTCAGATTGGTTTTTTTGTTTATACCGATTGCTGTTCTCCCAATTTGCCTTAGCAGATTAGAGGAAGATGCCTCCCTCAACAGCACAACGGACAACAATGCAACTGACAACTGCAACCTAAATAATAAATGCTTCCATGCACCTCCAGAATTATGTCCTAGGGCAGATAGTCCATGCAGATGCCACCAATTACCAAATTGCTCGAAGGCTGTTGTATGCTGCAATGTCACTAGTTTTCAACTAGTCGAAGGATTAGCGTGCGCAA ACGTGAGTGACGGTAATGTCACTGCAGTGCACGTTCGAAATGCAACTCTGGACACCTTGAATCTCTCACAGCCAACGTGGAGGAGATTGAAATACATGACAATAACAGATGGACACATAAAGAGTGTCACTGGCGAATTTACTAGACTTACATCCATATCGTACCTTAATTTGTCCTCAAATGGCATAAGTAAATTTGATGACAGATCACTTGGTAATTTGTTCGATTTACGTTATTTAGATGTATCCCACAACAATCTTACTGAAGTGCCTAGATTCAAAATGGAAGGAGCTGTTACCCTGGATATATCGT ATAATCCCTATATATTATGCAGTAGTGTACTGGACGCACTAAAGAGAGCAGAACTATTTTTCAGTAATGGAAAACAAACCTATTGTTCCAGTTCTAAAACATTTCATTGGTTCAATACTACAGAACACTTACCGTTGATACAAATTATTGGCTTACATGAG CTGAGCAAGGATTGCCAAAAGATGAATTCAAATTGCCTTTGTGTACCATCTAGGGTTGATTTGATTCCCGGAAAAGCCCCTATATTCGCCATAGATGTTAACTGTTCTAACAGGAAATTAAAACAGATGCCCACACCATTACCCCCAAATACTGTCAGCCTCAATATAGCTAACAATAAT ATCACCTCTCTAGCAGCCGTTAATAATGACATTTCATACGTACATCTCAGGGAATTATATGCAGATAACAATCAGATTACTTCAGTGCTTCCATTGGAGGGCTCTAAATTTATCAGTAATTTTGTAGTTCTCAGTTTACGTAATAATAAAATAGATTCG ttgcCAACATATATGTTCTCCAATGCTtttgatagaaatttttttctgagaactgTTTATTTGGAGAAAAACCACATCCATTGTGACTGCAATACTGCGAAAAATTTGAAG GTGTGGTTACTCACAAAGGCGAAACAAATCCCAGACTACAAGGAAATATTTTGCGAGAACATCAATTCGCCTGTGATGGATCTGAATCCTTCGACACTCTGTCAAAGTACATCGGATTGGACTGACTATGTCTATTACATTATAACTTTCCAAGTGCTATTGCTTGTCGGGCTCATTGCAAAAGTTTTTTACGATTATTGGGTCTTCAAAACTGCTGGATATTTGCCGTGGCCAGCTAGTAAAATGCCAAAAATGCCTTGTGACTGGCTGTGTGAATGA